In one window of Spartinivicinus marinus DNA:
- a CDS encoding ABC transporter ATP-binding protein — protein MMLEVSQLTRCYGSFKAVDNVSFTIGKGEIVGLLGHNGAGKTTIMKMLSGYLEPNQGTIKIDGVDLQLDPKRVQQSLGYLPENLPVYPEMSVADYLDYAAEIKGLTNNHKIAEIKRAIQATDIGAKLLEPIANLSRGYKQRVGVAQAILGQPKLLILDEPTNGLDPTQTDHMRQLIREIAKNATVILSTHIMQEVNAICDRALIIRHGQLAVDAKLETLRFSHFLRLVTSMNSKQVKTLLETLPGLESVEALEQEPSKAVKTPVIHYRLKLAEGHSPLEVSAVIAQQVVAAKAQLYAITAEHRDLETLFREVNESSVTVQSQEVKNAA, from the coding sequence ATGATGCTGGAAGTTAGCCAGTTAACCCGTTGTTATGGCAGTTTCAAAGCGGTTGATAATGTCAGTTTTACCATCGGGAAAGGTGAAATTGTCGGCTTGCTAGGTCATAACGGCGCAGGTAAAACCACCATAATGAAAATGCTGAGTGGTTACTTGGAGCCTAATCAAGGCACCATCAAGATTGATGGAGTAGATCTACAGCTTGACCCCAAGCGGGTCCAGCAAAGCTTGGGGTATTTGCCAGAAAATCTGCCAGTTTACCCCGAAATGTCTGTGGCTGATTACCTTGACTACGCAGCCGAAATTAAAGGGTTAACCAATAACCATAAAATTGCCGAGATCAAGCGGGCAATTCAAGCGACGGATATTGGTGCTAAATTGCTTGAGCCGATTGCCAACTTATCGCGGGGTTATAAGCAGCGGGTTGGAGTGGCACAAGCCATTTTGGGGCAGCCTAAATTATTGATTCTTGACGAGCCCACCAATGGTTTAGACCCCACCCAAACGGATCATATGCGACAGTTGATCCGAGAAATTGCTAAAAATGCGACGGTGATTTTATCCACCCATATTATGCAGGAAGTGAACGCGATTTGTGACCGAGCATTAATCATCCGTCATGGTCAGTTAGCGGTTGATGCCAAACTAGAAACCCTCCGCTTCAGTCATTTTCTACGACTTGTGACGTCCATGAACAGTAAGCAAGTGAAAACCCTATTGGAAACCTTACCGGGTTTAGAAAGTGTCGAGGCCCTTGAACAAGAACCTTCAAAAGCAGTCAAAACGCCTGTTATTCACTACCGTTTAAAGTTAGCTGAAGGTCACAGCCCATTAGAAGTGAGTGCGGTCATTGCTCAACAAGTCGTCGCAGCCAAAGCTCAATTATATGCTATCACAGCAGAGCATCGTGATTTAGAAACGTTATTTAGAGAAGTCAATGAGTCATCTGTTACCGTTCAGTCTCAGGAGGTTAAAAATGCAGCCTAA
- a CDS encoding Gldg family protein codes for MQPNGQPLPLIRRIAAKEVALFFASPIAYLFLATFVAVTLFIFFWGEAFFSRNIADVRPMFEWMPLLLIFLTSTLTMRLWSEERRTGTLEHVLTQPVPLWHFVVGKFVGCLLLLAIALTITLPLPMSVSLMGDLDWGPVWAGYLATFLLGAAYLSIGLFVSARSDNQIVSLISAVALSGLFYLVGTNTITDFFGNQAGEWLRALGTGSRFDAITRGVIDFRDLYYYLSMIAVFLALNTFVLEKERWATQQVTPHHQAWRAVTGLLLANAIGANLWLGQINSIRLDATEGDQYSISEATTGYLNQLQEPLLVRGYFSSKTHPLLAPLVPQLRDLIEEYEVAGNGKVRVEFVDPVANPELEEEANQKYGIQPVPFQVADRYQASIVSSYFNVLVQYGDEHQVLGFRDLIEVKARSEADIDVQLRNPEHDLTRAIKKVLNSYQAGGNLFDTVKSELVFNGYISNESALPEKLVDFKKTINKVLDKLKADAHGRFTVNFIDPDADGGKVGQQIAQDFGFKPMATSLLSKDRFYFYMTLANQEEQTVQIPLGDMSEGSFERNLEAGIKRFASGFTKTVALVAPQMPGYNPYGMGGGAKFTQLEQFLGDELNIKREDLSDGRVSGDADILLLASPKDLDEKQLFAIDQFLMQGGTVIAATSPYSASLSNRSLSLQKQNSGLQDWLAHHGLSIEDKIVMDPQNAAFPVPVTRNVGGFQFQEMRMLDYPYFIDVRGKGLNQDIAITADLPQTTVAWASPIKIDEEKQDGRKVTELLRSSAGAWLSSSMDIMPKITRDGLSAFTPEGKQGSHLLGIISAGRFSSYFADKESPLLTKDDKAEEATGEEAENAKDDQASEPKQTTVSSVISRSPESARIVLFSSNDFLRDQVIRMAGSSTGSEYLNNLQLLANTVDWSLEDAGLLSIRSRGHFNRTLPPMEHDVQLFWEYLNYGMAIFALGIIAIVQRQRKRARDNRYLALLAN; via the coding sequence ATGCAGCCTAACGGACAACCCCTGCCATTGATTCGTCGGATTGCGGCTAAAGAGGTCGCGCTATTTTTTGCTTCGCCAATAGCGTATTTATTTTTAGCCACATTTGTTGCCGTCACCTTATTTATTTTCTTTTGGGGAGAAGCCTTTTTTTCCCGCAATATTGCCGATGTACGGCCGATGTTTGAATGGATGCCGTTATTATTAATATTCCTGACTAGCACGTTAACCATGCGGTTGTGGAGTGAGGAGCGGCGTACCGGTACGTTGGAGCATGTGCTGACTCAGCCAGTACCACTATGGCATTTTGTGGTCGGTAAGTTTGTTGGCTGTTTATTATTATTAGCCATTGCCTTAACCATTACGCTCCCTTTACCCATGAGTGTTTCATTAATGGGGGATTTGGATTGGGGACCAGTATGGGCTGGTTATTTAGCTACATTTTTATTGGGAGCGGCTTATTTAAGTATTGGTTTATTTGTTTCTGCTCGCAGTGATAACCAAATTGTCAGTTTAATCAGTGCGGTTGCCCTTAGTGGTTTATTTTATTTAGTGGGTACCAATACCATTACTGACTTCTTTGGTAATCAAGCGGGGGAGTGGTTACGTGCACTGGGAACTGGCTCGCGGTTTGATGCTATTACCCGTGGGGTTATTGATTTTCGCGATTTATATTATTATCTCAGCATGATTGCAGTTTTCTTAGCGCTTAATACTTTTGTTTTAGAAAAAGAGCGCTGGGCAACTCAGCAGGTGACCCCACACCACCAAGCCTGGCGGGCAGTAACAGGACTACTGTTAGCTAATGCGATTGGAGCCAATTTATGGTTAGGGCAAATCAATAGCATTCGTCTGGATGCCACTGAAGGTGATCAATATTCTATTTCTGAAGCAACTACCGGTTATCTAAACCAACTGCAAGAGCCATTGCTGGTGCGCGGTTATTTCAGCAGTAAAACACACCCTTTATTAGCCCCTTTAGTACCACAGTTGCGGGATTTAATTGAAGAGTATGAAGTAGCGGGTAACGGTAAAGTGCGGGTGGAGTTTGTAGACCCGGTAGCTAACCCAGAATTGGAAGAAGAAGCGAACCAGAAATACGGTATTCAGCCGGTACCTTTTCAAGTAGCAGACCGCTATCAGGCATCAATTGTTAGCTCTTATTTTAATGTGTTGGTGCAGTATGGCGATGAACATCAGGTGTTGGGCTTCCGTGACTTAATTGAAGTAAAAGCGCGGAGCGAAGCAGATATTGATGTGCAACTGCGCAATCCTGAGCATGACTTAACCCGTGCTATTAAAAAGGTGTTAAATAGCTATCAGGCAGGAGGAAACCTGTTTGATACGGTTAAAAGCGAGTTAGTATTTAATGGTTATATATCTAATGAGTCGGCCTTGCCTGAAAAACTGGTGGACTTTAAAAAGACCATTAATAAGGTGTTAGATAAACTAAAAGCAGATGCTCATGGCCGTTTCACCGTCAACTTTATTGACCCAGATGCTGATGGCGGTAAAGTCGGTCAGCAAATTGCTCAGGATTTTGGTTTTAAACCGATGGCTACCAGCTTACTGAGTAAGGATCGCTTTTATTTTTATATGACTCTGGCAAACCAAGAGGAACAAACGGTGCAAATTCCTCTGGGGGATATGAGCGAGGGGAGTTTTGAACGTAATTTGGAAGCCGGAATAAAACGTTTTGCCAGTGGTTTTACTAAAACAGTGGCTTTAGTGGCACCACAAATGCCTGGTTATAACCCCTATGGTATGGGCGGTGGTGCTAAATTTACTCAGCTAGAGCAATTTTTAGGTGATGAGTTAAATATCAAGCGGGAAGATCTCAGTGATGGCCGGGTATCAGGTGATGCAGATATTCTACTGCTAGCGTCGCCCAAAGATCTGGATGAAAAACAACTGTTTGCTATCGATCAATTCCTGATGCAAGGGGGGACTGTTATTGCTGCTACCTCACCTTATAGTGCTAGCCTCAGTAATCGTAGTTTAAGTTTGCAAAAACAAAACAGTGGATTACAGGATTGGCTTGCCCATCATGGTTTATCCATTGAAGATAAAATCGTGATGGACCCACAAAATGCCGCTTTCCCAGTACCAGTGACGCGTAATGTGGGTGGTTTTCAATTTCAGGAAATGCGCATGCTGGATTACCCCTATTTTATTGATGTGAGAGGTAAGGGACTGAACCAGGACATTGCTATTACAGCTGATTTACCACAAACGACAGTTGCTTGGGCTTCACCGATCAAAATTGACGAAGAAAAACAAGATGGTCGTAAAGTGACTGAATTATTGCGGAGTTCTGCAGGGGCTTGGCTTTCTTCATCCATGGATATTATGCCCAAAATTACCCGTGATGGTTTAAGTGCCTTTACACCAGAAGGTAAACAAGGCTCACACCTGTTAGGTATTATTAGTGCGGGACGCTTTAGCTCTTACTTCGCAGATAAAGAGTCGCCCTTATTAACCAAAGACGATAAGGCAGAAGAGGCTACTGGTGAAGAAGCAGAAAACGCCAAGGATGACCAAGCCTCTGAACCAAAACAAACGACAGTATCTAGTGTTATTTCGCGGTCACCTGAATCAGCTCGGATTGTTTTATTTAGCTCTAATGATTTCTTGCGGGATCAAGTGATTCGCATGGCAGGTTCATCAACGGGTAGTGAGTATCTCAATAACCTACAATTGTTGGCAAATACGGTGGATTGGTCATTAGAGGACGCCGGTTTACTCAGCATTCGATCCCGTGGTCACTTTAACCGTACCTTGCCACCCATGGAGCATGATGTGCAATTATTTTGGGAATACCTCAATTATGGCATGGCGATTTTTGCTCTGGGGATTATTGCCATTGTGCAGCGGCAACGAAAACGCGCTCGAGATAATCGCTACTTAGCTTTGTTGGCCAATTAA
- a CDS encoding DUF4340 domain-containing protein — protein sequence MAKLKTWLTGLLAIQLVLVAGLFWSNEYQQQQNIQQRLFSFKQADVNKVVISDSDNSVSISKVNGQWLLPDVANLPANVDKLTDVLAKLKSIQTGWPVATTTSSHERFEVSEDKFQRQVQLYQGDKLVGELLVGTSPGFRKVHIRKPEEDVVYTAKLNSYELPAKGDDWLDKSLLAAGGVDKIKSIKGADYYLEKSGDSWTFAINKQPLLSSETIDTKLDVEKAKQLAKTFTNFQVQGVAKSPPKADNTDNKQVTIEVVTEKGSFSYQLTTVKDKYFAKRSDIDQTFTISKYDYERIAQIGLSQLAADTQMTTEGQVPLATDQPSEKVETSQSDEEEATGQKDDSSKS from the coding sequence ATGGCAAAATTAAAAACCTGGTTAACTGGCCTGTTAGCTATCCAGCTGGTTTTGGTTGCAGGGTTATTTTGGAGCAATGAATACCAGCAGCAACAAAACATACAACAACGGTTGTTTAGCTTTAAACAGGCAGATGTAAACAAGGTAGTCATTAGTGATAGCGATAACAGTGTGAGTATCAGTAAGGTTAATGGCCAGTGGTTGTTACCAGATGTAGCTAACTTACCAGCTAATGTTGATAAATTAACGGATGTATTAGCTAAACTAAAAAGCATTCAAACGGGTTGGCCAGTAGCAACGACTACTTCCAGTCACGAACGCTTTGAAGTATCTGAAGATAAATTTCAGCGGCAAGTACAGCTTTATCAGGGTGATAAGCTGGTTGGAGAACTATTGGTTGGTACTTCACCTGGTTTTCGTAAGGTGCATATTCGTAAACCGGAAGAAGATGTCGTTTATACGGCAAAGCTAAACAGTTATGAATTGCCAGCCAAAGGCGATGACTGGTTGGATAAGTCATTATTAGCGGCTGGAGGGGTGGATAAAATTAAGTCTATCAAAGGTGCTGATTATTACTTGGAAAAATCAGGCGATAGTTGGACTTTTGCTATCAATAAACAACCATTATTATCGAGTGAAACCATTGATACTAAACTGGATGTAGAAAAAGCTAAGCAATTAGCCAAGACTTTCACTAACTTTCAGGTGCAAGGAGTGGCAAAGAGTCCACCTAAAGCGGATAACACTGACAATAAGCAAGTCACAATTGAGGTTGTTACTGAAAAAGGTAGTTTTTCTTACCAACTCACTACAGTTAAAGATAAATACTTCGCTAAGCGTAGTGATATTGATCAGACCTTTACCATCAGTAAATACGACTACGAGCGCATAGCCCAGATTGGTTTGTCACAGCTGGCTGCTGATACCCAAATGACAACTGAAGGACAAGTTCCGTTAGCTACTGATCAACCATCTGAAAAAGTGGAAACTTCCCAGTCAGATGAAGAGGAGGCTACGGGTCAAAAGGATGACTCCTCAAAAAGTTAA